The following coding sequences are from one Methanohalophilus halophilus window:
- a CDS encoding CBS domain-containing protein, whose product MNVSDIMSTPVYVIGTEEPVSHARNLMFRHKISTLIVVEEDEIKGIITKSDISSRLAQAEPMWRRRPIDKIPAKMVMTAEPIITIYPDASVSQAINLMLENQINNLPVFKNKLQGIVTIGDVVSYVADKAITTKISEVLTDDAVEVHRHHTINHVIDEMDKHRVSKVIVINDVGDTVGMISTRDIALSAMEDNEGKMQSKNIKMARKPTQGGEKTYRYVKDVPLVAEDIMVELDGVVNIEDNLSDAAKVMVENNRTGLPVEKEGKIVGILSRIDIIRAA is encoded by the coding sequence ATGAATGTATCGGATATAATGAGTACTCCGGTCTATGTGATTGGAACAGAGGAACCTGTATCACACGCAAGGAACCTGATGTTTCGTCACAAGATCAGTACTTTGATAGTTGTTGAAGAGGATGAAATAAAGGGAATAATCACAAAAAGTGATATTAGCAGCCGCCTTGCACAGGCAGAACCAATGTGGAGACGGCGCCCCATTGACAAAATCCCGGCAAAAATGGTGATGACTGCTGAACCGATTATCACTATTTATCCCGATGCATCCGTATCTCAGGCTATTAACCTGATGCTGGAAAATCAAATCAACAACCTGCCGGTGTTCAAGAACAAACTTCAGGGAATCGTAACAATCGGGGATGTAGTCAGTTATGTAGCGGATAAAGCCATAACAACTAAAATTTCCGAAGTGCTTACCGATGACGCTGTGGAGGTGCACCGCCATCATACAATCAACCATGTAATAGATGAAATGGACAAACACAGGGTCAGTAAAGTAATAGTGATAAACGATGTGGGTGACACTGTCGGTATGATCTCCACCCGGGATATTGCTCTTAGTGCCATGGAGGATAATGAAGGTAAAATGCAGTCAAAGAATATCAAAATGGCACGTAAACCCACTCAGGGAGGTGAAAAAACATACAGGTATGTAAAAGATGTACCTCTGGTAGCAGAGGATATAATGGTCGAACTTGATGGGGTTGTAAATATCGAAGATAACCTCTCAGATGCGGCCAAGGTAATGGTAGAAAACAATCGTACAGGCCTTCCTGTCGAAAAGGAAGGAAAGATAGTAGGAATCTTGAGCAGAATCGATATAATAAGGGCTGCTTAA
- a CDS encoding CBS domain-containing protein, translating to MNSKDKTRIQKEDKMSSRQKNTGNPGGTDISKDPKAYSMESTMDRGNVNFKAHIAQHEGSMLAVATKDVISANPTTPIIDIIKKMSKMHFKHMPIVNAGTSKLEGIITSVDIMDLLGGGKRSLFVEKKFKGNLLSAINAQVRYIMEHDVHSLRKDAHIEKAFELMIDKHIGCIPVVDNDGHLEAICTERDFLTFIEGVLTGKKAEKWQTRNVKTADAATSIWDVARTMVENEFKRVPIVRDNILVGVVTSSDILSYLGTGEAFEKLTTGNIHEAFDSPISSLLHNELIWTIPDADLGEAAEIMLEKGIGCLPVIKDGNLEGILTERDILLALADKQ from the coding sequence GTGAATTCAAAGGATAAAACACGTATTCAAAAAGAGGATAAAATGAGTTCCAGACAAAAAAACACCGGTAATCCAGGAGGGACAGATATCAGCAAGGATCCAAAAGCCTACAGTATGGAGAGTACAATGGATAGGGGAAATGTCAACTTCAAGGCTCATATAGCCCAGCATGAGGGAAGTATGCTGGCCGTTGCAACAAAAGATGTTATTTCCGCAAATCCAACTACTCCCATAATAGATATCATTAAAAAAATGAGCAAGATGCATTTCAAGCATATGCCTATTGTCAATGCAGGTACATCAAAACTTGAAGGTATAATCACTTCAGTGGATATAATGGACCTTCTGGGTGGAGGAAAAAGAAGCCTTTTCGTGGAGAAAAAATTCAAGGGTAACCTGCTTTCAGCTATAAATGCACAGGTGCGCTACATAATGGAGCATGACGTCCACAGTTTGAGGAAGGATGCACATATTGAAAAGGCCTTTGAGTTGATGATAGACAAACATATTGGATGCATCCCTGTAGTGGACAATGATGGTCATCTGGAAGCAATCTGCACCGAAAGGGATTTCCTTACCTTTATAGAAGGAGTGCTGACCGGGAAAAAGGCCGAAAAGTGGCAGACCAGAAATGTCAAAACTGCGGATGCAGCAACTTCGATCTGGGATGTTGCCAGGACAATGGTTGAAAATGAATTCAAAAGGGTTCCTATTGTCAGGGATAATATACTTGTCGGAGTCGTTACATCTTCCGACATCCTCAGTTATCTGGGAACCGGGGAAGCTTTTGAAAAACTCACCACGGGTAACATCCACGAGGCTTTCGACAGCCCGATTAGCTCTCTCTTGCATAATGAGCTTATATGGACAATACCTGATGCTGATCTCGGGGAAGCAGCAGAGATTATGCTTGAAAAAGGAATCGGATGCCTTCCTGTGATAAAAGATGGTAATCTAGAGGGAATCCTGACAGAAAGGGATATCCTGCTTGCACTGGCAGATAAACAATAA